ATGTTCTCAGAACTGTAGTCCAAGTAGCCATGATGTGAAATATAAGAAGAAAAGAAGTGACTTCTGAAAGAATAATCTTGGGAAACAGCTGCAAAAATATGGGACACAATAATCACTTTTAAAGGAGGTTGACAACGGAGACTAGCGTTGTCGATTCGATCGAACGTCGGGGCTTACGATGTGAAATCGATTACGCATAAGAGTTCATTACTGAGGCCCCCCTGTAGAAAAAGAGTTGAGCTCATTTCGGGGGAGGGGAAAGGATAGGCTAAGGGAACGACGGTAGTATGGACGCCAATGCCCCGCCTCAAACAACCATGCCCCTTTTTTTCTATTCTCTTGGAACAATCTCGAAATATTCTTAGTATCGATTAAGtatgaaaattaaaatgccCTTCGTTTTTCGTTACAGTCAGTCGAACCACGATATTATTAATCATATTGTAATAATACCCAGCTGCTCTCTGATAGATGAACCTCTTAGCCATATTGGGAACAAATACTCAGGAAAACGTAAGATCATGAGCTCAAGTTTATTCAACCTCATCCCCGAGATGATAAAGCCAGTCGACTGCATGAATACTTTAACTTTTCACAGCTTGGAAGATTTTTACAACGAGTACAGAAGTTTACAaattcaatatttaatttaatatcAGTAATTCTTAGCGGGCATCAAGCAACGcttttacaaaacattgaaaattAAAGTACGACGATCATGATGAATGTATAGGAGAATacagaaaagagaaattttaccTTGCATTTAAGCAAGTCGACTGAGATGGCATTTCTAACAGGAGATAAAAGGCTTCTCATGTAAAAGTGGAGGACTTGAGAACTTGAGCGCGCATGTTAAAACAGCCGTTTCCAGCAGGTCAGAGTTGTATGATAACTTTAGAATGATAATAAACTTAGTGACTGCGAAGAAGCCCTGCTGCTAGCTGTCTTCAAAAAGGAAACTTGGGTAAATAGGAAAAATTATTCCGATAGTACATttgagagatttagcatcacggtTAATACGTTACGTAAAACGGCAATTGCTTAAAATGGAGTGAGTGAAGCTTGTTTAAGCTTCGCTTGAAAATTGCGGTAAGGAATCATAGTAACGTGGTCACTTTAGCCATTCGCGTTTCACTTAAGCGTAAATCTCTCTATTTACAGTAAACGGCAAAcgccaggctgaaatttgcactttgccataattttcttttattttactgaTGAGCTCCTTTTTTGCCTGTTATCGATATAATTATATTGCGTAACTTCTCAAGGAAAGTTAAATAAGAGAATTTTGTGGCATTCTTGCAAGCAACAGCCTGTCGTTTCACTTCAGAGAGGCGATACtaataaaataatggaaatatTTTACAGAAGAGACATTTGTCGCCTTAAGTCCGCATAATTTTTACTGTACGGTACTCATGTTGAGGACATTAGAGAGGTTAGGCATGACGCTTACGGCAAACGGGGGAAACGATAGGCTCCTGCTtatcataaaagcgtgaaaattatctcattttaagttgtctcgttcctttgagaagttgcttgatacCTGCAGCTAACAAGAccgaaatgagctaatatcaagcagggttcttaCAGTTTTGGtaaaaccctaatttcactaacgacgtttgccgtttggtgTAAACGTCATACTTAACCTCTGTATTATATCATTTACAACAAAAGTCCACATTTACAAGTATACTGAgtctgaatatttacattttcatTCAATTCACTTGAGCAAAGTTTTACTTCAATTTGCATAATTGatgcaacaaaaataatttggttCTTATGGCTAAGCTGAGTGTCACGAGGATACACTTGCCAGCCCAGTGCTTGTGTGCTCGTGCTCAACTCCAGGCTTTGGTTCCTTGGAGGGAATCTGAAAAAGGTCATACAAATAAAAGACACGTGCTTACAAGCAAAACACACTATTTGTGAGAGAAATGCCTCAAAATTCCAGCAACGATTTATTAAATGAGtgacaaaaatattttgaaatgagATTCTCGTTGCCTCTTAAATTATTTACCAACGCATTGCATGCAATCAAATCATGGTTAGTGGGACCATTTTGACaaggttaaaatgattttcaaaatatcagttaacaCTAATAAATTCAAAATCGACCCCTCCTACCCTGGAAAAAACCCGAATTCACAACCTGATCAAATTATAATAGCCAAACCCCAGCAGGTCACGATATTCGCGAACAAAAACGTTGCCGGTTACTTTCTAAGcctgtttgaaaaaaaagacaaaataccCTGGCAAGAGGTTTCCTCCTACATCCTTTAGTTGTTTGCCtctattttctttgttattattttgtcttatcataaaaattaaaatcgtTGTAACGTTTCAATTGCATCGTCGCACCCCATCGAACCTGAAAATGACCGAAGATGCTGTCGAAACTTCAAAATCCTAAGCCTATTTCATCCGGCTCTAAATGCTCTTCTCCCAAACATCAAATAATTTGCCCCACGCTAACGTGTCTGAAGCAGTCTCTCTCGAGCAAAGTCAAGAGTTCTATACATCAGTGAGAGATTCGATGAAAATACAACATTAGAATCAGAGTCCAGTTGCTTGATTGCTTGTCCAATTGCTCCGTCGACCttaggtttgtcagttgaattactgttacgagttatcgacgttaaatatggttgctttactttactttactttgctttactttattttgattaatttaattaaacgaTATGTAGCAACCAGCCTCTGCGTCAACCCTCCTCCCATTGGTTGCCTTTTGACCAAGCCACGAGACGAAaagagtgaaaataaaaatgaacttaCCATTGAAAGTGGCAACGTCAACTGTTCGGTTTGCAACAGAGTTTCACCATCTAGATTTCCCTTCAAAACCTTCACTACAGCTTGCATGCTGGATGCATCACTTTTTGGAAGAGTGAAGGAAACTTTCTCTGGCAAACGCATCTCGTCCACTTTCATCCTTTCAATCTGTAGTAAACATGATCAAATGTCGCTTTCAAAGGGTGATCAAAATTTCATATGAGTCAAAGACTTTTAACTATAATGTTTTTGTCACATGAATCTCAGTAGTCATACACCTTTGTGTATTTATATTAGCCTTACTAAACCAAACAAGATCCTGAAAAAAAGGAGAGACTTTTTTCCCTGGAAAACGCGGTTAGGAAGGTTTTGCGAGTTCCCTTTGTTAAGCTCCAAACTGAGAGAATGCTTTTACTGGTCAACGCCTTTGTAAGTGTTTAAACTTTCGGATTTAAAATATTATGAGGTTTATAATGGTCATagctgattaaaaaaaaaaacattttaaagagtTGAAGAGAAACCCAAAAATTAAAGGCAGAGAAGGATGCGGGAATGGAATTCACCGTTCTGTGAGATTGCTCTAAGACATGAATTTAGATTATCGGGAGCCCATGCATGGGTAGGAGCTTTCCTCTCctatacaagccctatgagtcaacctttgcgctcttcttctctctttttagaacgccacgagttcttcggctgtgcatgcactgtttagaatggaggttaactatcaatagagttatttcagtagagttatgacttagagttagagttaacgacttccaaaatcttgaattcaagattttggaagtccaaaatcctgaattcagaattttggaaacttaactctaactctgcGACATAagtctatgaaaataactctaagaatagctgtccccttTAGAATGAcaaatcagaataaagttattgtcaaacgaagacaaaaatagcaaaaacacaatatatgcaaattacattgtacaaaattatgaaaaattgaCGTAAATGTGAGTCTGCTGCTGAAGGGTTAGTTGtaaaggcgcccgcaaacgaggaaaagttgttgcggaaacattgtttcccaaaatgtttccTCGgtgcgcaaacgaggaaacatttgctgaggaagcaCAATCAGAAACATTATTGCTTCCCtggaagcaaaatttgcttccgcaacaaatgtttcctggggCCGCAAACGGGAAAGCATTAGCTTTCGCAACAATTTgtccgcaacattgtttcctcgtttgctgGTGACAttaaggcgcccgcaaacgaggaaaagatgttttgcaaatattgttgcggaagcaaatgtttccccaTTTGCGGCCCCAGGAAACATTTTTTTgcggaagcaaaaatgtttctgaatttgttcttgCAACGAAAATATTTCTTGTAGTTCTGTTCTTGCAGcgaaaatgtttctgaatttgttcttCCGATCTATTTGTCCGAAAAAGTTCTACACACTCGTTGCGGAACAGTGACTTCATATTACCCCGTTTTAGACCTACACGCTACGGCAAACACTCTGTTAGATATCTTGGGCCATTCTTATGATCAAAATTTACCTAAAATCAAAGAGATCCCCCCAGTTTACccgtttttacaaaaaaaataagaaaattgtatCTTGAAGACATTTTAACCAACATCAGCAACTGCTGTAATCTTTGTAGCCAATACAGTCattttaattgttattattattattattattattattattattattattattattattattattattattgataataatctcaGATAGAATCTGGTTTTCATTGGTTCCGGGCAACAACCAGTTGTCTAAGGAAACCAAGGAGCGTCCTTCATTGTACTTTCTTTCCTGCCTACATTTCCAGCActttcctaagaatccttgccgaTCACAAAAGTGCAAATCTCTGAATCAGTTCAATGGATTGTTCTACACCTATGGTCCGCAGATTTTCTTTTAACCTCAGTGGTACTGTTCCCAACACCCCTACCGCTATGGGTATCACCTTTGTTCTTACTCCCCACATCTTTCGAACTTCTCTCGCAAGGTCCTGATATTTTTCTACTTTCTCATCTTCTTTTGCTCTCACCCTTCCATCTTCTGAGATTGCCACGTCTATGATTTGGCAGTTCTTCTCACTTTTGTCAATTATTAATAAATCCGGTCTCTTAGCCTCGATCTCATGGTCTGTCCGTACACAGCATCCTGTAATCTTCATTTTCAAGTACACTGTCCGGGACATGGTCATACCACCTCTCATTTCGCTCAAACCCATATTTTTCTGACAGGTACCAGTGAACTGCCCTAGCTACATTGTCatgccattattattattattattattattattattattattattattattattattattattatggctttAGAAGAATACTTGCGTGCAAATCTTTCAAGAAATCTGGGTCCGATCTGTGCACAGCTATAGCTACAATGACCAGACGACTGTGCACGgaatttgttgactttcttaGTATCGAGGCAATTTTAGCCAATCGTCTGATTCCACTTGACAAAGGAGAGGGCGCGGTCCGGCCGATTGGGGTTGGTGAAGTAATACGGAGGATAATTGCGAAGTGCGTGTTGAGAGTAACAAAACCAGATGTCGTTGACGCAAATGGCTCGCTGCAGGCATGCGCAGGCCATAAAAGTGGGAGTGAGGCTGCCATTCATGCAATGCGCAATATTTTCGACGCTGATGACACGGACGCTGTTCTTCTTGTTGACGCCTCAAATGCCTTTAATGCCCTGAACAGAGCTGCTGCGTTGCACAATACAAGAGTGCTATGTCAAACCTACTTATGCGATTAACTCCTACAGACAGCCTGCGAGGCTCTTTATTATAGGCGGCCAAGAACTTAAATCAGCGGAAGGCACCACACAGGGGGACCCTCTCGCTATGAGCATGTACGCCATTAGTCTCCAGCCACTGATAACGCGTCTACACGTCTCAGGCTCAGCTAAACAGTGTTGGTTTGCTGACGATGCAACGGGAAGTGGTTCTCTGAAAGATGTGCGGAAATGGTGGGACGAGCTATCAGAGAGTGGTCCGGCGTTAGGGTACTTCCCCAATGCAAAAAAGTTCTGGTTGATCATTAAACCTGATAAAGAACACGCTGCTATGCAGGTATTTGGTGACACAGCGATTAACATCACCTCTCAAGGCCACAAGCACCTAGGTGCAGTTCTTGGATCGAAGTCATTTCTGGAAGGGTTCGTGGGCGAGAAGGTAGAAGACTGGGTAAACCAGGTCACCAAACTTGCAGAGTTCGCCTTATCACAACCTCAGGCGAGCTATGCAGCGTTCACTTTTGGGCTACGGCACCGATGGACGTATTTCTTAAGGACACTGCCCGATATTACCGACTTGTTAGAGCCTTTGGAGCGTGCGATAAGCGAAGTCCTCATACCAGCTATTACGAACCACGCAACAACTGAAACCGAGCGCGAACTCCTTGCGCTTCCTGTGCGCTTGGGAGGGCTTGGGCTTATAGATCCAGTCAGAGCCTCACCCAAAGAATATGAGGCTTCAGTCAGGGTCACAAGTCCCCTAGTAAGGCAAATTGTGGAGCAAGTGCATCAGACCCCGGATGTGTCAGAAGTAAAAACACTGCAAATAAGCGCGCGTAAGGAGAAGGATGAGTGTATGGATGAGAGGCTAAAACGGGTGAGGACCTCTCTGCCGACAGGAACCAAGCGAGCTGTAGAGCTAGCCACGGAGAAGGGAGCATCGAACTGGCTGACAGTAATTCCCATCAAAGACTTGAACTTCAATCTAAATAAGAGCGAATTCAGAGACGCGATCAGTCTGAGATACGACTGGGAAATCACCGACACACCGAAAGTGTGCGTATGCGGGGACCGTTTCAACGTAGATCATGCAATGGTATGCCGACGTGGCGGGTTTATAATACAGCGTCATAATGAGCTTCGTGACCTGGAAGCAGAGATGTTGAGCATGGTATGTAATGATGTGGAAATAGAGCCGGTCCTTCAGGAAATCAATGGAGAGACTTTGAACAGAGGTGCTAACAGAGCTCCTGATGCACGTTTAGATATTAGCGCTCGTGGCTTCTGGGAGAGACAGAGGACTGCATTCTTCGATGTCAGGGTTTGTCACCATCATGCATCTTCTTACAGAGATCTAAGCCCCAAGGAAATCTACAGGCAAcacgagaatgaaaaaaaacgCCAATATGCAAGCAGGGTGATGGAGGTGGAGCAAGGCACCTTTACGCCACTTGTTTTTACTACCACAGGCGGAATGGCCGAGGAATGTAAGAGATACCACAGCAGATTAGCTGAACTACTCGCCATTAAGAAGGAAGAGGACTACGCCAGCACCGTGTCCTGGCTAAGAGCAAAAGTATCGTTTGCTATCCTCCGCTCAGCTCTCCTCTGCCTTAGAGGTTccagaggaagaagaaggaatGTAGACCTTCAGGAAACAGACATTAGAATCGAGAATGTGACCGCCAgaatttcttagttttcgtaatttttttatttggttgtttttgtttttcttttttttctgactgatattatctgcatatatatatatatatatatatatattttaaataagagtggcttttctttaaggagcttatctttatttccaatttttttttagtcagaacgctatcatgacatgaatttttcttaCTACAAATACGAATATCTTCGTAAGTTTATTGTGCTTCGTACTAGTctcttttttaatggaaatgaattgtaaataggttttaatagtcttctttttgttttacttcttacttgtaaatagcaatttgcttggaatatgttaataaagggattttatttattattattattattattattattattattattattattattattattatttatcgagtatatgtatatatacatatttttatttttattcgtttttgtttattgggaatagttttttagatttgtgattattttacatacctatagatatatttgttattcataaattattatcCTCAATATGTTTTACTTGTaagagctttttttttgtttaattttaaacggtcatatctatttttggctaattttgtgaaaattatagtcttctttttattgctactttggtcaccaaacacACCCTGTAATCTATCATAGTttatttgtgttgttgttttattgtgtgaaaataaagttctattattatttaaaaaatattattattattattattattattattattattattattattattattatcatttgtacaattttattttgtatacataagtcttttgtcattttcCTGTAAATAGTCAAATTCTATAAGTACCATAAGTTAATTAGTGTTGCTATTTTattggtgtccccaattagtccATCAGGGCTAAACACattgacacttgaataaaggttttacttacctacttacttacttacttacctacctacctacctacctacctacctacctacctacctacctacctacctacttacttacttacttacttacttacttacttacttacttacttacttacttacttacttacttacttacttacttacttacttacttacttacttacttacttacttacttacttacttacttacttacttacttacttagcaattgtttcctcgtttgcgcatcgaggaaacatttcgggaaacaatgtttccgcaacaatgtttcctcgtttgagGGCGccttaaaaatagaaagatacgcgtaATGGTTAACTCAAAGATATAGTGCATAGGGAAGCTCCTATTCATGGCTCCTGGAATATATGActgttcatttcattcatgTCTAGCGGAATACAACTTAAACTCGCAATTTACCAGCTCGTCTCAGCTGGCTTGACAACTACGCTGGTAGAGCAAGTGCGGCGCAATTCAATGGTCATAGATCGAATCCCGTTCAAGGCCTCCTGGATTTTTTCAGGATTACTTGCAAGTGCTTTATTGCTTAGCTAACTGCGTTGATCTTCGGAACTTTCATCATATGAGCAGTCTAGTCATCGTTAATTCAATCATATTTAAAAATCTCGAGGCCCAGCTTATGACTATCTAAGAGCCGATTTACaaggtacgatttttgtcgcatgcggcaAGCGTACGACACGacagcttgtcgcatgcgacaaaaatcgtacggTGTAAATCGACATGCCCCTAATTAGATGTCTCATTGCACGTAGATTTCAAgtagcgtcacgaagtgtcccccttgcttaaaattgggcatgcatctaATCAGCTGCATTTCTCAGTGGCCTTTATTCCTCATAAGGAAGCACGCAGTTTGATTTCCAGTAATGTACCAGCTCTCGCAACCTGCTGTtgcttggtattgtaagcagcttctattgttttaagtCTAAGACATTGTTTCAATTTGTTAAGCCCTTTTCGTTTTTAGCTTGGAcatcgagccaatcacattatacgtcaCGGGAGCTGCTATTTGACTCTTAATTTCAAAATGGGAGAAGCGTTTTCTCCTCTCTTTTATAATCAGTACCCTCATTCAGACATATGCGGTTTTTTATTTTGGGTGGAAAACGAGGACAGCCATCACTAAATTAGCAAACGGTTTTAAGCCAAGAGTCACATAAAAACTTGACCTAGTAACATCTTCCACGTCAAAGTAGTCCTGAAAAGGACTAGTGTTGTTGGTGACTTTGACTGAAGTTTCGACAACCCTCAGAGTCAAGGCTCTggaacgtcagtcaatgtcatcaaTAACATGCAGTCCTTCTCGTGACTGTACTTTCAGCTGGAAATTTCCACTTCATCAAGTTTTGAACAGTCTTCACTAATATCGTCCAAACAAGGCGGTTCAGGCTTTCAGATGCGAGTTCCGATGAGAGACTGACAGATTGGTACAAGATACGTTGAAATCATTGAATAATATAAGGGAAAGACATATTGTAATATTGGCTGAACACTGGTACTTACCTTCTTTATAGCTTCCAAatcttccattttcaaaatagcCAGAATTTTGTCAGCAGTAGATGATTTCTTCCAGCGAAACGAATCACGATGCACTCGACGCAATCCTAAACGTAGTTTTTCTTCCTGTAAAGTAGATCGATAGACGAAGTCACGTAAATGCTATTAGCTGACCGGCGGATTGAAACGACGGAAAACAGGGCCACTAACTTACTACAACAGGACGAAATGCTAAATTGGCAAGAATTGCCGCTCTGACATAAGGGGTTATTGACATGCCACCTTCTTATACATAAATTTGATTTTCGCTATCATTAAAATTTCCTCCGTCTTCTAACCAGTACTGGAATGTTATTTATAAAAtgattaaagtggtactatgatcaaaaaatcatttccttttattcttcagattttgaaagcgtgttagcttaacacctaactggcaaaattttgagctttgagttttatccaaaggctgtttattttgagtgtaagttttggatttcacggtccgccattactcacgttcaaaactggccgattggacctcagagggttggatctagagaaaatgacgtcatttactcactagcttaaaatttcagcgtgtaaacgcaatttattgtatatgcaaaacacgggtttaaaagtctgattgcccgaaactcccgtcctgcatattaattcggccgcgtacacacgcattgcattcttaaactagtgactctttgatgtcactttctcctcgacccagctctctcaagattttacagttagtaatggcggaccaataaataagaaaattccagttaaaataaacaggtttccttttaaaatcagaacttaaaacttgggtcagttagtgtttagttcacatagttttgaaatgcaaagaaaaaaaagaattgtttttttgatcgtagtaccactttaagcacACTTGCTTCCTTCCTATTCAGTTGGACGACTATTTCTGATAAGAAGACATTTAAGATtatacaaaaaatgaaaaaaactcaACTCACTTAACTGAAGCAAAATCACCAAGCACGTAACCGGCTGTTTAGTTACGAGTTAGGACGGCAAATTTTAAGAAATTCAAGTGCATCATGGGTCTCGTTTCTTTACATCCCCGAAAAATTCCCGGTTGCCGAAAGCCATCAGTAAAACTGCAGTCCTTTTATTTATAATCCACCTGTGCGTCATGATCTcctctttaaaaacatttctcatttaacatgttttcaagacaaGGGCAAAGTTAACAAGCCTCTAAACGTGTACCTTCTGAATATACAAGGATATAAATCCCGAAATATCGCGTGAAAAACTTAACCGTCTTTCTCGTTCTTTCTTTTACTCTGATAGCAAATCTTTTGATTCGAGTAATACCTGTAGGAAGCTTGATCTGTTTTCAGACGGAGCCCTCGTAATGTATAAAAAGAGTTGCTGACGAGGATGATTGAGTCCATAACGCTCTGTTTGTTGGACACAACTGAATACGTCTATAAAGTACAGGTCATCCTCGTTGCATAGTTCCAGACAAGATTTTTGCTTTCTGAAGGGAATTGCGTCTGACATCACGTAAAAAACTACATGAAAGAGAACAAAGAATTGGCTATATTAGTCATGTTACGTTAAGATCATTATAGGCAACAAGAAAGTTACTGGCTGTCGGATACTTTTTCAGGTATACTCTTCGTCTTAATTAACCGCGAGGTCTGTTTAAACggttttggggaaaaaaatccgcaaaagttaaaaaaagagcAACAGAACAGAGGGTTTCAGATTAATTATATGATGGAAACAGAACATGAATAGTTC
Above is a window of Montipora capricornis isolate CH-2021 chromosome 6, ASM3666992v2, whole genome shotgun sequence DNA encoding:
- the LOC138052225 gene encoding uncharacterized protein isoform X2, which gives rise to MSDAIPFRKQKSCLELCNEDDLYFIDVFSCVQQTERYGLNHPRQQLFLYITRAPSENRSSFLQEEKLRLGLRRVHRDSFRWKKSSTADKILAILKMEDLEAIKKIERMKVDEMRLPEKVSFTLPKSDASSMQAVVKVLKGNLDGETLLQTEQLTLPLSMIPSKEPKPGVEHEHTSTGLASVSS
- the LOC138052225 gene encoding uncharacterized protein isoform X1; translation: MFELLKTTEDCQQVFYVMSDAIPFRKQKSCLELCNEDDLYFIDVFSCVQQTERYGLNHPRQQLFLYITRAPSENRSSFLQEEKLRLGLRRVHRDSFRWKKSSTADKILAILKMEDLEAIKKIERMKVDEMRLPEKVSFTLPKSDASSMQAVVKVLKGNLDGETLLQTEQLTLPLSMIPSKEPKPGVEHEHTSTGLASVSS